The sequence below is a genomic window from Pecten maximus chromosome 14, xPecMax1.1, whole genome shotgun sequence.
CAAATAATTGTCTGTGGTTATGGGGCCTTTAGCAACAATGTCTATATCAACTCCTTGAGGAGGTATGTTTTCTGTCATAGTTTACATGTAGTCCTGTAGCCCACACTACCAAAACTGTAGTCAAATCGGCTAGGTGTGACAGGCACTTAAACAAACATGCGATATCGTATGGGACAATTTATCTGTATTGTACCATAGAGACTTGACATGAATTACAAACCCAGTGTCCATATGGACATGCAGTATATCAACAGATACATAGCCAGTGGGTTAGGAAATGGTTCTAACACAATTTATTATCATTGTTTACAGTAAATGTGAAAAATACTAAAACAAGTGCCAGCTAAGATTGTACAGCTAACAAATGATTGAAAAAGTGAATGACGCTTTGAAATATAAATCTAGAGAAAAAATATCCCCGGTTTCATCAACGTCACAAATAAAGTTACAGAATTTCCAAAAGTTTAGGAACGTTGATGATACCAGGGCTTGCCATACTGATACCTTAGCTGTGTTCCAAGTTACTGATTCGCTGCTGAATAAAATACAATGCCCATTGTGTTCCACCCAGTCGTCACCCGGACACACGGAGACATCAGTCGGCGCTAAAAGTATCAATTTTGTTACCATTAACAAAAGTGTTATGTTAGTATCACATGCAAAATATTCGCGTGTGTGTCATGTTCAATTATTTTCCATTGAATTCAGtagaatttggtttgtgaaATGTTCATGACTTTGGCGTCCAACAATTGATAGAGGTATACCTcgtgttttaaaatgttacaatATTGCGAATACACTAATGTTATGTGCTTAGCTTGCTGTGATGTCACTTTTCATctaagtttaaacatatttttattgcttcaaACTGTAAGCatgaggattgggcacaagttatacaacttattaaagCCCTCTCCTCCAAAATTGTTTTACAACATGTGACACACAGGAAagttcattattacattataccATTCTCACAGGAATCTAAGACATTTATAGCAGACTTCCACTGTGCAAAAAATAGacgaaacaaaaatatattttaaaatataaaatatttttatatcggCAGCGTTACGTTATTAAGGGGTCACCATAGTCATCAGAGTGGTCGTCACCTCGAGATTTTGAACCGTGAAAAACCCGATGTTCATTGCAATCCTATCACCATAAATGTTTGTGATATTAGATAGAATGTTATCTTACGTTTAATATCATATGTAAGACATATTTTAAGTGGTAAGCTGAAATATGATACGTGgttccattttattttatttttttctatttatctatttattttttatttaaaatctttgtacattgatttttttttttttttttttttttgtaaaagttcCTCGAAGAAACAAAGCAGTTCGATGTGGTAAAGTGCTATCTGTTTAcagaacatatatacatacgGGGCTAGGCAAACATTACTCGCCTTTCGTATTACCGTAGAGTGACTGTTTAACtaactacatatataacaaatactaGATCATCGCTATTAAgacaataaataataaattaattaatcaaataataaataaagtcgatgacgtcacaaatatgCCTATATAAATACTGTTAGTTGCAAACATATCAAGGTTTTTAcctttattaaaatattttagcgtcaaatatatagactatactTACCAGGAGTTGGAGGTGGAGAGTTCACACTCTGAATCAGGCTATCTATGTCAAGTCGTAGTGTGGCCAAGGCAGCTGTGTGGTCTCCGACAACCTTCATGGTGTCCGACACATTCGCTGATACCCCCTTTAGTTGATTCTGATTTGAATCTCTCTCTTCCTTCATTTTCATCTCCAATGCACAAATCTCTGTTTTCAATCCAGCAATTTGTGTTTCCAGTTCAAGAGTTTTCTTTTCTAAACCCGTCAAAACGTCATCATCGGTGTCGACATCGACAGATTTAGGTGTCCCAGGTGAAGACACACATGctaatattaaaaatacaaaaacttGCTGCATATTGCTATTTCTATATCGACACTCGACAGTACGTGTATGCCGTCTGTTATGATAGCTATGGGATGACTGCGCTGTATAAAAATGTCGACACTTGTTTTTTTAGAACACTGCTCTGATTCAGTAAGTGCACGTTTCCTGTAATTTAGGTGACTTGTAGTATACAATAGAATAGCTGATATGGCTCTCCTTACCAATTAGATATGATAATGACACCGTGTGAAATAGGTTAAAGTTTTCCAGTTTAGTTCCCATCAAGTCAGTATAATAATGCTTTCGGTGCATAAAAGTCGTATGACGTCAAGGAACAATACGATGACGTCACGTCGATAATTCATTATTATGAATGTGCTTCTACTTCTTGTGAGGCTAGTACAATCTTTCATTCCATTGGAGGAGAGACAGGAGAATCTCACTTGATTTGCCGAACACGTTTTGAATATTTATAGCAGTTAAAAAATCTTATCCCGAGGGTTTAGATCTCCCTGTCTCCCATCATTCCCAATTGCCCCGCCCATTATTCCTAAACATCGTCTGGATGTGGTCTAGTCCTGTGTGTTAGTTTGGGAACTAATACACATGCACTCGGGTGTATCCGCCGCGCCAATCAGGCGAGAGGTGGGCGAAGCTTGTTACCGAACATGCCATCAGTTGCTAGGCGAAGCGAGCGGTGGGCGGAGCTTAAGGATGTTTTCTTGTGatagttgggttttttttggtggtttttttttgcatttttattaTGCCATAAACTCCTCATTCGAAAACTTTATATTAGAAAAAAGTTTAATATAGGAAATTTTTGGCTTCTCAGAGGTGTACATCGTTAATGTTACCGAACTCGCTGTCATTTATGAAAACAACGTGAGATGTGGTAGGAGATTGTTACCGAACACGCCTTCTATTTTTCGGCACTGTCTAAATTTTGTGAATTAGATGAAGTTGATCCTAAAGATACTGGATCAGTTTACTAATGCGATCAATTATTCAGAAAGTTCCGAATGTAGATAGGTATATGTTACCAAAATCACATTCTTCGGATAGGACACAAAGCCAGGATatcatctacagcaaatttaCAGTTTGTCTtgtgaaatttttaaaatgaactGAAGGTCACCATAGCCTGTGCATTAATTTCACTCTTGTTGTGTTGGTTCTGTTGACATCTAAGAGACAgtattcaaaaatattttctagGCAAAGATATCTCTACGGTATAAATAAAGCGGTTTAAGCATGATTTTGAGAGATATGTAGCTAATTTCTGTTCTCCCTCGGCTATGCCTCTTTTCCTCGGCTTCGCCTTGGGAAATAGACCTTATCATGGGAAACCAAAAATGTGTTATACCCTCAACCCATACTTTAACtgtataatattaaataattcttaCATACATCACGTGGTTATTCCGTGGAGTTAGGGATGGAGTAAATCTCTTTTCTCTTTCCACGGGCAGAAACACCACAGTTTTACCGGTGAGGGGTTTTCTGATCTAACTTGAGCATTAAGACAAGCTTTAAGTGTTCTTTGCACGTTCCcatacaatgacgtcacgtccaCAATTCAATCCCGTCACGTCAACATTatcttgcattgatgtaacatcaAATTAGATAGACACGAGGGTAAACATGGCAAGATGTGTGAGTTCGTTGGAGACGGTGGGGAATCTCGGGGTAGGATTATTAAGCCGCAAAATattcggcaagcctcgtgtttggcaacttaagaatcttcctcCTGAGGTTGCCACCCCCTGTCTCCAAGGGGTTTAAAGATCATATTAATCTCGTCCCTATGGCAACGAGGGAATTAACCTGTGTAGTATGTGAAAAGAATAAAATACATATGGGACGACACTTTCACACTCCAAGTCTACCAGGACAGAAACCTGTAAGAAATACCTACAACTCTGCAGactatgaaatattttacaaaggACATTGCGGAAACCAGCAATACATGATGAAGATGACATATGAAGAATGCAGaggtttggttgttttttttaagtcctatcaacagccaaagtcatttaaggacgtgccaggttttggaggcggaggaacatcggagtacccagagaaaaaccatcgACCCACGGTCAGTA
It includes:
- the LOC117342995 gene encoding type-2 ice-structuring protein-like, whose translation is MQQVFVFLILACVSSPGTPKSVDVDTDDDVLTGLEKKTLELETQIAGLKTEICALEMKMKEERDSNQNQLKGVSANVSDTMKVVGDHTAALATLRLDIDSLIQSVNSPPPTPAPTDVSVCPGDDWVEHNGHCILFSSESVTWNTAKVRCMYYGAHLMVVDTEELNTFLKIRLRAPDGNSHYVGGIDFGQANWIWDSTNTEIGYTDWRISQPSNGRTEHCLVVCSGSTCQWNDVDCYGNKKYICQKAAVHG